The Saprospiraceae bacterium genome window below encodes:
- a CDS encoding N-acetylmuramoyl-L-alanine amidase: MIAKICLQAGHQNCQYNSIVALRRSTGAPNEMSFNVDIRDQVAGELRRRGFDVYTTDANANDDHNITSQDFDLFLSIHYDADIYGRGGGFVDFPDPQVDKATQESQRICKDIEEEYFKTTDVVNRSERRNANTKYYYMWKYLTAKTPCNIIECGVGMHVPDDHSLLHFNRPRVVEGIVRGVCKAFGIPYNQEPPIPPFDPCEELKKQNGELSEQIKNLETRVTTLERGVVMASNILQKLAGN; encoded by the coding sequence ATGATAGCTAAAATCTGCCTACAAGCTGGACATCAGAACTGCCAGTATAATTCCATTGTTGCACTAAGACGTTCTACAGGTGCGCCCAATGAAATGAGCTTCAATGTAGATATTAGAGATCAAGTCGCAGGAGAACTTCGCAGAAGGGGTTTTGATGTATATACAACTGATGCCAATGCCAATGATGACCACAATATAACTTCACAAGATTTCGATTTGTTTCTTTCTATACATTATGATGCTGACATTTACGGCAGGGGCGGAGGGTTTGTTGATTTTCCAGATCCTCAAGTAGACAAAGCTACACAAGAATCTCAACGCATTTGCAAGGACATAGAAGAAGAATATTTTAAAACGACTGATGTAGTTAATCGATCCGAAAGGAGAAACGCTAACACTAAATATTATTATATGTGGAAGTATTTAACTGCCAAAACTCCATGCAACATTATTGAGTGCGGTGTTGGTATGCACGTTCCTGATGACCATTCCTTATTACATTTTAATAGACCAAGGGTGGTAGAAGGAATTGTACGGGGAGTCTGTAAGGCTTTTGGAATACCCTACAATCAAGAACCACCAATACCACCATTTGATCCATGTGAAGAATTGAAAAAACAAAATGGCGAGTTAAGCGAACAAATTAAGAATCTTGAAACAAGAGTTACAACTCTTGAAAGAGGTGTTGTAATGGCTTCTAATATTTTACAAAAGCTTGCTGGAAACTAA